The proteins below come from a single Papaver somniferum cultivar HN1 chromosome 11, ASM357369v1, whole genome shotgun sequence genomic window:
- the LOC113323766 gene encoding NHP2-like protein 1 isoform X1 has translation MTADTVNPKAYPLADAQLTITILDLIQQAFNYKQLKKGANEGLFLMFRFLVYLFYKGFGFALLMGLFLICFVSATKTLNRGISEFVVMAADAEPLEILLHLPLLAEDKNVPYVFVPSKEALGRACGVTRPVIACSVTSNEGSQLKTQITQLKDAIEKLLI, from the exons atgACTGCTGATACCGTGAATCCAAAAGCTTACCCACTTGCAGATGCTCAACTTACTATTACTATTCTTGATTTGATTCAACAAGCTTTTAACTACAAGCAGCTTAAAAAGGGTGCTAATGAAGGTCTGTTCTTGATGTTTCGTTTTTTGGTTTATTTGTTCTATAAAGGTTTTGGGTTTGCTTTGTTGATGGgtttgtttttgatttgttttgtttCAGCAACAAAGACTTTGAACAGGGGTATTTCAGAGTTTGTAGTCATGGCGGCTGATGCTGAACCTCTTGAAATCCTTCTTCATCTTCCCCTGTTAGCTGAAGACAAG AATGTCCCCTATGTGTTTGTTCCTTCAAAGGAAGCCCTTGGCAGAGCATGTGGTGTCACAAGGCCTGTCATTGCTTGTTCAGTGACAAGCAATGAGGGAAGCCAGTTGAAAACCCAAATTACTCAACTCAAG GATGCAATCGAGAAGCTTCTAATCTAG
- the LOC113323766 gene encoding NHP2-like protein 1 isoform X2 encodes MTADTVNPKAYPLADAQLTITILDLIQQAFNYKQLKKGANEATKTLNRGISEFVVMAADAEPLEILLHLPLLAEDKNVPYVFVPSKEALGRACGVTRPVIACSVTSNEGSQLKTQITQLKDAIEKLLI; translated from the exons atgACTGCTGATACCGTGAATCCAAAAGCTTACCCACTTGCAGATGCTCAACTTACTATTACTATTCTTGATTTGATTCAACAAGCTTTTAACTACAAGCAGCTTAAAAAGGGTGCTAATGAAG CAACAAAGACTTTGAACAGGGGTATTTCAGAGTTTGTAGTCATGGCGGCTGATGCTGAACCTCTTGAAATCCTTCTTCATCTTCCCCTGTTAGCTGAAGACAAG AATGTCCCCTATGTGTTTGTTCCTTCAAAGGAAGCCCTTGGCAGAGCATGTGGTGTCACAAGGCCTGTCATTGCTTGTTCAGTGACAAGCAATGAGGGAAGCCAGTTGAAAACCCAAATTACTCAACTCAAG GATGCAATCGAGAAGCTTCTAATCTAG